The genomic DNA AAAGAAAAGCCCCCCGCCGTAGAGGACAAACCGTTCCCGGAACTGATTCAGCAGCATTTCATACCGGGTTTGCAGCAGGCACTCGGTAAGATTGGTATTCAGGATGTGGATCTGAAATTTGAGCAGCGTCAACTGCCGATCGCAGGCTTGGGCAATACTCCCCTGTGGCAGGTGATTGGACAATGGCAGGGCGATCGTCGTCAGTTCTTCTTTATCTTCTCTCAGGAAGATATTCAGGCTCCCAAGTATTTCTGCTGCTCCGATAGCGGCGCACCGCCCAGCACGCTCGAATCCTGGATGATCGACGAACGCAAAGTCACGCTCGATCTGATGCTGCTGTATGCGATTCAGCGATTGAACGGGCAGAAGTGGCTGGTGCGAAACTAAGCCATAGCCTTGAGAGAAGTCTAGGTAAGCAACGGGGGCGAAAGCCCCTTTTTTATTGGATCTTCTACTGGCGCAGATGTGCCTTTGACCTGGATGTGTCAATTCGTCATCTGAAATTCACACCGTCATAACAGAGCTGACAAATCGGGCTGATACTTTATAAATCACAGGTGAATGAATGCTGCGGAGGGGTAGTGAGCTGCAATCTCTGAGAAGCCCAAAGGACGAAATCCAAATGGGATCTCACAGCGGCTACTCCTCTTTTTCCGTTTATTGGGCAGTCAATATTGGGCAGTCAACAAGGGAAGGCTTCGACTCCAGCCATTCAGGATACCTTAAGGAATTTTAATGACGGGAATCTATCGACCTATCGATCGCTGCTGGTTTATATGGATCAGGGATGCGTCATCCCAGCGTCACGTCCAGAAACAGCATCAGCACAAAGCCAATCATCACGCCTGTTGTGCCAGCTCGTTCGTAGCCCAGGCGATTTGACTCTGGAATAATTTCGTCGCTGATTACAAACAGCATGGCTCCGGCGGCAAATCCCATCGCGATCGGCAAAACGTACTGCGAAACTGAAACCGTCGCTGCCCCAATCAGACCGCCCACTGGCTCAATCAGTCCCGTTACCAGGCTGACCAGGAAGGCTTCGCGGCGCGTGTATCGTTCGCTGATCAGGGAAATTGCTGCGACCAGTCCTTCTGGAATATTTTGCAAACCGATTCCAACCGTCAGGGCAATCCCGTTTGCCAGATTATCGCCCCCAAAGCCCACGCCAACCGCCAGACCCTCCGGGAAGTTGTGAATCGCGATCGCAATTACAAACAGCCAGACCCGCTTCAGATTCGCCAGATCTGCCCCTTCCCGCCCCTTAAAAAAATGCTCGTGCGGGAAATATTGATGGCTGAACCAGAGGAACAAACCACCCAGGAGAATACCACCAATTACGATTAGGGCGGCGGAAAAGGGACGCTCTTCCACGGAGGCAGCTTCTAGTCCAGGTAGAATCAGCGAGAAAGCCGTCGCCGCCAGCATCACCCCTGCCCCAAAGCCCAGCAGAATGCCCTGCATATTCTGGGTAATTCGTTTGACAAATAGAATCGGGACTGCGCCTAATCCAGTTCCCAGTCCGGCGATCGCGCTTCCAATCAGTCCCAGATATAGGGTGGGCAAAGGTTCAGCCATCGTTTTTATCCCTGACTATCAAAACCCTGACTATCAAAACTGGCGTAGCTTCTGCCGCGCCATTGAGTAGGGGTACGGGTCGAAGAAATCCAGATTCGCAGGACTGCCAGCGGGTCGGCGAGGGGAGACAGCCAGAAACTCCAGCTTGCATTTGCCTGGGAGAAGTCATAGGAAGCCGCAATACCCAGCAGCAGGGCAAACCGGATGGCAACGAGGCTTGCATTCAACCCGAAGGCAATCCAGACTGGAAGCGATGTGAAGCCCGAAGCGATCGCTAACCCAAACCCGATCGTCGCAAGCAGTGGAATTCCCTGAACCGCAATTAGAAACGCCAAATCGCCCCACTTTTGAGCCGGAGTACAGGCATCCTTGAGGTCGAGCGATCGCCCCCATTCGCGCCAGGTTTCGACTAAGCCTTCGTACATTCGCACCTTCAAAACTCTGGAACCGTCCAGGAAGCCGACCTTTGCGCCCAGTCTTGCTGCATTGCGTGCCAGGGTTACATCGTCACAAAAAGAATTCCTTGCACTGGAATAACCGCCTAATTCAGCAAGGAGCGATCGACGGCAGAGAAAACACTGTCCATTTGCCATCACGCGATCGGCTTCCCCCGACCGTTCTCCCGCTGCCCCAAACCGATACACCAGGGTAATCAGCAGCGCAGGCTGAAGCCACCATTCGCCCAAATCCTTAAGAATAAAGCGAGGCGCAAGCGAAATCAGGTCATACCCCTCTTTTTCTGCCGTTTTCACCACGCTGGCAATCAATCCCGGCTGGGGCTGGGTATCCGCATCCACGCCCAAAATCCACTCGCTGTCCTCGGAGCTATACAGGAAACCGCTGTGCAGTGCCCAGGGACGACCCACCCATCCCGGCGGCAGGGGATCATCCGTCAGCAGCCGAAATCTCGGATCGTCTACCTGAGCCGCTTTCACTAAGTCGGGTGTGCCGTCCTGCGATCGACTATCCACCACAATCGTTTCCCGCACTTCGTAGCTCTGGCGTGTCAACCCTTCTAAACAGGCTCCAATCCGGTGTGCCTCATTCAGCGTTGGAACCACCACACTCACTTTGCCAAACAGATCGGGGGTAGCAGCCTGCGGTTTCAGGGGGGGATGTCGGCGCGGCGCTTGCAGCAGGCGAGACAAGAGAATTGCCACTGCCGGGATCTGAAGGGCAAGCAGCAGCAGGGCAAATCCGGCGATCGAGTTGGGGGACATCAGGGGATCGGGGGAAAGATTGAGCAGTAGAGCTTGGGTGAGGGAAATTTGCACGGTCTTTAGAAAATGGGTAGGAGATGCGATCCGCCTAAGGCGGTTGCGCGAAGCGGTCGAGTGGAGTCAAAGCCAATAAAAAAGCAATGAGGAAGCCTCCCCACTGCCGATCGTCCCATCTAAGGGGAAATCTGAAGACTGTACCTACTGATGGATTTACTTCGAGGTCACTGCAACCGGAGTCGCATTGCCTACACTTTCAGCCAGAGACAGAGACGTAAGCGCCCGATCGCTTCCTCGTACCGCCGATCGCCAGCAAATCACCGCCGGAGCTAGACCCGTGATCAGTCCCAGACCCACGGGAATCCAGAAGCCCGATCCAATGCTCAGCACGGCTGCGAAGACAAAGTTTGCGACGTACACCGCGAAGGGCAGGCGAAATTCCTGGCGATCGATCGCGATCGTTTGATTGCGCCAGAGGAAAGCCGCAACGCTCATGTAAACTACACCCGTTCCAAACCAGCCAGCAAAGTTTTGATAGGGCATCCCGAAGAATGCGCCGGGGGTGTGCCAGTACCAGAAGGGGAGAGCGGTTTGGCTCATTGCAGGGTCTAGCACGAAGTCCCAGGAGGTTAGCATCAGGGAACCCAGCACCACCGCACCGATTTGCCGCAGCCAGCCGTATTCCGTTGATTTGCCGACGCCCAGCGCCGCCCTTGCCAGCACATAGGCGGAGAAGCCCAGGTAGAACCAGGAGAGCGGAATTGTGAACGGCACAAGTCCGGCAATCTTGTAGCCCAGACCGCTGAGATAGCTGTAGTGCCCGAAGGGAAAACCCGTGCTGGTTCCCAGCAATTCGCTGGTCAGGGAGATCCCTACTGCCGGAAGCATAAAGGTCAGCAGGTTTCGCAGATTTAGTGTGCGATAGGCGAAAACCGCAACGGCGATCGTTGCCAGCAGCATATAAGCAACACCGCCTCCTGCCAGACTCCAGGCGTACATTTTTTGTCCTGCGGGCAGATATTCTAAAAATTCCGGGTGGGGCATGACGAGCAGAATGCCTGCCAGTCCAAACGCCAGTGCCACCAAATGTCCAATCAAGCTATACCGCTCGACCCTCACCAATACACTCATCTCAGGCTCCCCGTGCGTAGACACTCACAAGTCCAGACTCAAGTTCAGACTAGTGCTGAAATTTAACAAAATTTAATCTGCCTCAAGATACTACTGCAAAAGGCATCAGGCTGTAAATTGTCCCAGGAAATTGACCGGGGACTGTCAGGAACTGTCTAGAGATTGCCCAAAGATGACCCAAAGTTAGAAATTGCCCAAAGTCGATTAGACTGCTTAATGAACATTTTTAGGAAAACAAGCGGGATCAAATACTGTGGCGATCGCAGGAATCATTGGGGTTGGTCTTGCCATTCTCGTCGGCTTGGTGCTGCTGGGGCTGCTTGCCTTTGAGATTAAGTATCGGCAGCGTCCGGGCAACCGTCTGGAAGTGACTGCCGGATCGTGGAATCTGCCCGTCTATGAATCAGATCATTATCTGCTGATGGGCGAGATTGACATCATCAACCAGACCAAAACGCTGGAGATTTTTGTTCCGGAACTCTGGGCAGAAGTAACGCTGCTCTCGAAGGGAAGCCTGGACGGAATAACGAAGGATGTGCGGGTTACGCCTCGCCACCCCGATGCCCCTGCCCGTCCCGACGGCTACTGGTTTGGCTACATTGTGAAGCGTAAGCCGACCAAAGCCGAAATTGCGATCGATCTGCGGGGCAAGGATCTCACCGACCTGCAATCTGCCTGGGTGCGCGTCCACTACATCACCTACGGACCTCAGGGACGCATCCCAAAGGTGAAACATATTATTGTGCCCCTCAGTTTTCCCTCGGCAGATGCCCCAATTCGCTGGCGACCGACCAATCGCGCCGATGTCCTGCCCGTCCGCACCCACCTGCTGACCCATTTAGACGATCCGGTGGAAATCGTAAAGCGGTACGTCATGCCCCACGCAAAGGACGGTGACGTAGTGACGATCGGCGAAACCCCCGTTGCCCTGATGCAGGGTCGATTCCGCCATCCCACTGAAATTAAACCGGGCTGGGTCGCCCGACGCATTTGCTACTTCTTCATGCCTACCTCCAGTTTGGCAACCGCGTGCGGAATGCAATCCCTTGTAGATGTTGTGGGACCGTGGCGTGTCCTGTTTGCCTTTATCGGCGGCTCGATCGCCAAAGCTGTTTTCAAGAAGCCTGGAATGTTCTATCAGTGGGCAGGGGAGCAAGCCCGTCTGATTGATGATGTTACCGGGACGCTGCCCCCATACGATCAGTTTATTGTGTTAGGACCCGATCAGCCGCAGCAGGTGGTTGACCGAATTTATCAAGAAACTGGTCTTCAGGCGGCGATCGTAGACGTGAACGACTTGAAAGCAGTTAAGATATTGGCAATGACTGCTGGATTGTCAAGCGATCTGCTCAATCAGGCATTACTCCACAACCCAGCCGGAAATGCTGACGAACAAACGCCGATCGTGCTAATCCGTCCGACTGGCTGATTCTTCCAAGCGAAATGCTTCCCTGTGCCCTATGAATTCTGCACCTCCCCAGACGACTTCTACCGTCACCATCCGCCCCTTCCAGTATCGAGATCTGGAAGCCGTGACCCGGATTATGGACACTTCGGAAACGGGTACGGCAAATTCGATCGAGGCAACGCAGCGGCTCCAGCAGCTTCGGCGGTGGTACGGGCTGATTAAATGCCTCAGTCTGTTTCCCAACCCCTTCCAGCATTCCCTCTCGGCATACGTGGCGGAGCAGGAGGGTCAGGTTTGCGGCATGGTTCAGGTTTCGCCGTTTAACCGGACTCGAAGCACCTGGAAAGTCGATCAGGTTTGGGTGGATCGGTCGGCGATCGGCGGACAAACCCTGGCAATGGATGTGGGTTCGCAGCTTTTGCGCCACTGTTTCCAGACGATCTGGGAAGCGCGGACTTGGATTATTGAGGTCAACGTCAACGACAGCGAAACCCTGGCACTCTAT from Leptolyngbya ohadii IS1 includes the following:
- a CDS encoding DUF2996 domain-containing protein, giving the protein MADETTPQAPDTQAGAAEAKPAKAKKEKPPAVEDKPFPELIQQHFIPGLQQALGKIGIQDVDLKFEQRQLPIAGLGNTPLWQVIGQWQGDRRQFFFIFSQEDIQAPKYFCCSDSGAPPSTLESWMIDERKVTLDLMLLYAIQRLNGQKWLVRN
- a CDS encoding ZIP family metal transporter, producing the protein MAEPLPTLYLGLIGSAIAGLGTGLGAVPILFVKRITQNMQGILLGFGAGVMLAATAFSLILPGLEAASVEERPFSAALIVIGGILLGGLFLWFSHQYFPHEHFFKGREGADLANLKRVWLFVIAIAIHNFPEGLAVGVGFGGDNLANGIALTVGIGLQNIPEGLVAAISLISERYTRREAFLVSLVTGLIEPVGGLIGAATVSVSQYVLPIAMGFAAGAMLFVISDEIIPESNRLGYERAGTTGVMIGFVLMLFLDVTLG
- the cruG gene encoding 2'-O-glycosyltransferase CruG, with translation MQISLTQALLLNLSPDPLMSPNSIAGFALLLLALQIPAVAILLSRLLQAPRRHPPLKPQAATPDLFGKVSVVVPTLNEAHRIGACLEGLTRQSYEVRETIVVDSRSQDGTPDLVKAAQVDDPRFRLLTDDPLPPGWVGRPWALHSGFLYSSEDSEWILGVDADTQPQPGLIASVVKTAEKEGYDLISLAPRFILKDLGEWWLQPALLITLVYRFGAAGERSGEADRVMANGQCFLCRRSLLAELGGYSSARNSFCDDVTLARNAARLGAKVGFLDGSRVLKVRMYEGLVETWREWGRSLDLKDACTPAQKWGDLAFLIAVQGIPLLATIGFGLAIASGFTSLPVWIAFGLNASLVAIRFALLLGIAASYDFSQANASWSFWLSPLADPLAVLRIWISSTRTPTQWRGRSYASFDSQGFDSQG
- the cruF gene encoding gamma-carotene 1'-hydroxylase CruF, with product MSVLVRVERYSLIGHLVALAFGLAGILLVMPHPEFLEYLPAGQKMYAWSLAGGGVAYMLLATIAVAVFAYRTLNLRNLLTFMLPAVGISLTSELLGTSTGFPFGHYSYLSGLGYKIAGLVPFTIPLSWFYLGFSAYVLARAALGVGKSTEYGWLRQIGAVVLGSLMLTSWDFVLDPAMSQTALPFWYWHTPGAFFGMPYQNFAGWFGTGVVYMSVAAFLWRNQTIAIDRQEFRLPFAVYVANFVFAAVLSIGSGFWIPVGLGLITGLAPAVICWRSAVRGSDRALTSLSLAESVGNATPVAVTSK
- a CDS encoding F420-0:Gamma-glutamyl ligase codes for the protein MAIAGIIGVGLAILVGLVLLGLLAFEIKYRQRPGNRLEVTAGSWNLPVYESDHYLLMGEIDIINQTKTLEIFVPELWAEVTLLSKGSLDGITKDVRVTPRHPDAPARPDGYWFGYIVKRKPTKAEIAIDLRGKDLTDLQSAWVRVHYITYGPQGRIPKVKHIIVPLSFPSADAPIRWRPTNRADVLPVRTHLLTHLDDPVEIVKRYVMPHAKDGDVVTIGETPVALMQGRFRHPTEIKPGWVARRICYFFMPTSSLATACGMQSLVDVVGPWRVLFAFIGGSIAKAVFKKPGMFYQWAGEQARLIDDVTGTLPPYDQFIVLGPDQPQQVVDRIYQETGLQAAIVDVNDLKAVKILAMTAGLSSDLLNQALLHNPAGNADEQTPIVLIRPTG